The DNA sequence GGCGTCACCGTGCGAATCTCTTCAAAGATCTCCTCGGCGTTTTTATAGTTCATGGGATATCCCATGCGGGTGCTGATCTCGCTGATAATCTGCCAGTCCGGCTTGGATTGCCCGATGGGAGGAATGGCTCGGCGCACCCGGGCCACCCGGCGTTCAGTGTTGGTGAAGGTGCCGTCTTTCTCGGCAAAGGTGCAGGCCGGCAGCACCACGTCGGCGAGTTTGGCTGTTTCGGTAAGGAAGATATCCTGAACCACCATAAATTCCAATCCCTGCATCTCCTTGATAGCATGGGTGCAATCAGGGTCAGACATCGCCGGATTCTCCCCCATAATATAGAGGGACTTGATGCCACCTTCAGAAATGGCCGGGATCATCTGGGTGAGGGTCATGCCCACATAATCAGGCAACCCCGCCACTCCCCAAGCCGCTTCCATCTTGGCCCGGTTGGCCGGATCGGTGACCGCCTGATACCCCGAATAAACATTGGGCAGCGCTCCCATATCGCAGGCCCCCTGCACATTGTTCTGCCCCCGCAGCGGATTGACGCCAGCATGGGGAATGCCCACATTGCCGCAGAGCATGGCCAGATTGGACATGGTTTTGACATTGTCGGTGCCCACCGTATGCTGGGTGATGCCCATGCAAAACACGATGGATGCCGCCGGAGCCTTGGCATAGAGGCGGGCCGCGGCGATGATCTCCGCCGCCGGCACGCCGCTGATCTTCTCCACATATTCCGGAGTGTATTTGCTCACCGTCTCTTTAACCGCCTCGAAATTTTCGGTCCGTTCGGCGATATAATCGACGGCATGCAAGTTTTCGGCAATGATGACATGCATCATGCCGTTGATCACTGCAATGTCGGTTCCGGGGAATTGACGCAGCCAAAGACGGGCATAACGCACTAAATTCTGTCTCCGCGGATCAATGACAATGAGGTCTTTATTTTTCAGTTTCGCGGCTCTCTTAATATAAGTGCCAATAACCGGATGATTTTCATTTGGATTTGAACCGATTACCAAAATGCAATCCGCATCCTCCAGTTCCATGATCGAGTTGGTCATAGCCCCGGAGCCATAGGTCGTAGCCAAACCGGCCACCGTGGAGGCGTGGCAAAGGCGGGCGCAATGGTCGACGTGGTTGGTGCCGATAACCGCCCGCATGAACTTTTGCATCAAATAATTCTCTTCGTTGGTGACCCGGGCCGATGAAAAGCCCCCCATCTTCTCGGGGCCGTATTTCTCTTTCATCTCCTTGAACTTGCTAGTTACCAGATCCAGGGCCTCATCCCAGCTAGCTTCCACCAGCTCGCCGTTCTTCTTTACCAAAGGGGTTTTCAGGCGATCGGGATGGTTCACAAACCCCATGCCAAAACGGCCCTTGACGCACAGGCGCCCCTCATTGGGAATGGCCCGCACTCCCATCACCTTGACAATTTTATTGCCTTTGAGGTTGAGTTCCAACTGACAGCCCACCCCGCAATATGGACAGGTGGTACGAACTTTCCTTAGCTCCCAGGGGCGGCCCTGATAGCGGGCTTCCTTAAAGATCAAGGCACCCACCGGGCAGGCCTGGACGCATTGCCCACAGAAGACACAGTCGGAGTCAATATAAGGACTATCAGCCCTGGTGACGATCTTGTTGTGATGCCCCCGGTAGCCGATCTGGATGGCCTCATTCACCTGCCGTTCGTTGCAGATCCGGACGCAGCGGCCGCACATGATGCACTTGGAAAAATCCCGCACGATCATACTATTGTTGTCTTCGTAATAGTAGGTCGTATCCGGCGGGTTGGCAAACGTCGGCGTCGGCACCTGGTAACGGTAGGCTAGGGCCTGCAGTTCGCATTCGCCATTGGCCTCGCAGATGAGACAGTTGTGATTGCCGGAAGCCAGCATCAGCTCGATGATATTCTTTCGGGCGGCAACGACTCGCTCACTCTCCGTCTGTATCACCATACCGGGAGTGGCCGCAGTGGAACAGGCAGTTACCAAAGTCCGCCAACCCTCCACTTCCACCACACAGATCCGGCAGGAGCCGGTGGG is a window from the Desulfobacca acetoxidans DSM 11109 genome containing:
- the fdhF gene encoding formate dehydrogenase subunit alpha; the protein is MNNVTLKIDGKMVDYAPGQTILEAARSAGIYTIPTLCHMPLLKPTGSCRICVVEVEGWRTLVTACSTAATPGMVIQTESERVVAARKNIIELMLASGNHNCLICEANGECELQALAYRYQVPTPTFANPPDTTYYYEDNNSMIVRDFSKCIMCGRCVRICNERQVNEAIQIGYRGHHNKIVTRADSPYIDSDCVFCGQCVQACPVGALIFKEARYQGRPWELRKVRTTCPYCGVGCQLELNLKGNKIVKVMGVRAIPNEGRLCVKGRFGMGFVNHPDRLKTPLVKKNGELVEASWDEALDLVTSKFKEMKEKYGPEKMGGFSSARVTNEENYLMQKFMRAVIGTNHVDHCARLCHASTVAGLATTYGSGAMTNSIMELEDADCILVIGSNPNENHPVIGTYIKRAAKLKNKDLIVIDPRRQNLVRYARLWLRQFPGTDIAVINGMMHVIIAENLHAVDYIAERTENFEAVKETVSKYTPEYVEKISGVPAAEIIAAARLYAKAPAASIVFCMGITQHTVGTDNVKTMSNLAMLCGNVGIPHAGVNPLRGQNNVQGACDMGALPNVYSGYQAVTDPANRAKMEAAWGVAGLPDYVGMTLTQMIPAISEGGIKSLYIMGENPAMSDPDCTHAIKEMQGLEFMVVQDIFLTETAKLADVVLPACTFAEKDGTFTNTERRVARVRRAIPPIGQSKPDWQIISEISTRMGYPMNYKNAEEIFEEIRTVTPSYAGMTYERLESGGLQWPCPTIEHPGTQYLHKGQFTRGKGLFFAIEHQDPAEMPDADYPLYLTTGRLLYQYHTGTMSRKAVGLNEKAPECRVELSPTDAEAYKIASGDMVRVTSRRGAITAKAEISRKAVAGTIFIPFHFAEAAANTLTIAALDPVCKIPEFKVCAARIERA